Proteins from one Deltaproteobacteria bacterium genomic window:
- the moaC gene encoding cyclic pyranopterin monophosphate synthase MoaC produces the protein MASEKKLSHLDEQGAARMVDVADKEDTRRRAVAEAVVSLSPSTLEVLREGAPKGDVIATARIAGIQATKRTAELIPLCHPLALTRVGVDLTVEEAPPAVRITCTAECKGPTGVEMEALTGASVAALTIYDMLKAVDRGM, from the coding sequence ATGGCCTCGGAGAAGAAGCTCAGCCACCTCGACGAGCAGGGCGCCGCCCGGATGGTCGACGTGGCCGACAAGGAGGACACCCGCCGCCGGGCGGTGGCCGAGGCGGTGGTGTCCCTCTCTCCCTCGACCCTCGAGGTCCTCCGGGAGGGCGCCCCCAAGGGCGACGTGATCGCCACCGCCCGCATCGCCGGCATCCAGGCGACCAAGCGCACCGCCGAGCTGATCCCGCTCTGCCACCCCCTCGCCCTGACGAGGGTGGGCGTGGACCTCACCGTCGAGGAGGCGCCCCCCGCCGTGCGGATCACCTGCACCGCCGAGTGCAAGGGCCCCACCGGCGTCGAGATGGAGGCCCTCACCGGCGCCTCCGTCGCCGCCCTCACGATCTACGACATGCTCAAGGCCGTCGATCGCGGCATGA
- the trxB gene encoding thioredoxin-disulfide reductase, giving the protein MSEKIHQVAIIGSGPAGYTAAIYAARANLEPILVDGMQPGGQLTITTEVENYPGFPEGMQGPELMDLFRKQAERFGTQFVMGQVSKVDFESRPFTLEVDGGEDIKANSVIIATGASARWLGIESEKALMGHGVSACATCDGFFFKDVPVVVVGGGDTALEEASFLSRFASKVSIIHRRDELRGSKIMQKRAFDNPKIEFVWDSVVEEILGSKEDGVTGVTVKNVKTGETSKIDCEGYFVAIGHKPNTEIFKGQIDLHENGYIVLAEPGTSKTSREGIFVAGDAADQHYRQAITAAGTGCMAALDAERYLLTLED; this is encoded by the coding sequence ATGAGCGAGAAGATCCATCAGGTCGCCATCATCGGCTCGGGCCCGGCCGGCTACACCGCCGCCATCTACGCCGCCCGCGCCAACCTCGAGCCCATCCTCGTCGACGGCATGCAGCCCGGCGGCCAGCTCACCATCACCACCGAGGTCGAGAACTACCCCGGCTTCCCGGAGGGGATGCAGGGCCCCGAGCTGATGGACCTCTTCCGCAAGCAGGCCGAGCGCTTCGGCACCCAGTTCGTCATGGGTCAGGTCAGCAAGGTCGACTTCGAGAGCCGCCCCTTCACCCTCGAGGTCGACGGCGGCGAGGACATCAAGGCCAACTCGGTGATCATCGCCACCGGCGCCTCGGCCCGCTGGCTCGGCATCGAGTCGGAGAAGGCCCTGATGGGCCACGGCGTGTCGGCCTGCGCCACCTGCGACGGCTTCTTCTTCAAGGACGTGCCGGTGGTCGTGGTGGGCGGCGGCGACACCGCCCTGGAGGAGGCCTCCTTCCTCTCCCGCTTCGCCTCCAAGGTCTCGATCATCCACCGCCGCGACGAGCTGCGCGGCTCGAAGATCATGCAGAAGCGCGCCTTCGACAACCCGAAGATCGAGTTCGTCTGGGACTCGGTGGTCGAGGAGATCCTCGGCTCGAAGGAGGACGGGGTCACCGGCGTCACGGTGAAGAACGTCAAGACCGGCGAGACCTCGAAGATCGACTGCGAGGGCTACTTCGTGGCCATCGGCCACAAGCCCAACACCGAGATCTTCAAGGGGCAGATCGACCTGCACGAGAACGGCTACATCGTGCTGGCCGAGCCGGGCACCTCGAAGACCAGCCGCGAGGGGATCTTCGTGGCCGGCGACGCCGCCGACCAGCACTACCGGCAGGCGATCACCGCCGCCGGCACCGGCTGCATGGCCGCCCTCGACGCCGAGCGCTACCTCCTCACCCTCGAGGACTGA
- a CDS encoding cyclic nucleotide-binding domain-containing protein, which translates to MDAEILKKVELFEGLTSQQIEQLAAISEDREVEPGTVLFEEGDVGDELYVILKGKVRISKFVAGVGEEALAILEPGAYFGEMALINDHPRTAHAICNTSVKLGVIRREAFEQVLFLNKDLAYELLWRFVRTLSDRLGETNDKIKAFFAMSGRF; encoded by the coding sequence GTGGATGCCGAAATACTGAAGAAGGTGGAGCTCTTCGAGGGACTGACCAGCCAGCAGATCGAGCAGCTGGCCGCCATCAGCGAGGACCGCGAGGTCGAGCCGGGGACCGTCCTCTTCGAGGAGGGCGACGTCGGCGACGAGCTCTACGTCATCCTCAAGGGCAAGGTGCGGATCTCGAAGTTCGTCGCCGGCGTGGGAGAGGAGGCGCTCGCCATCCTCGAGCCCGGCGCGTACTTCGGTGAGATGGCCCTGATCAACGATCATCCGCGCACCGCCCACGCCATCTGCAACACCTCGGTGAAGCTCGGCGTGATCCGCCGCGAGGCCTTCGAGCAGGTCCTCTTCCTCAACAAGGATCTGGCCTACGAGCTGCTCTGGCGCTTCGTGCGGACCCTCTCCGATCGGCTCGGCGAGACGAACGACAAGATCAAGGCGTTCTTCGCCATGTCGGGGCGCTTCTAG